Proteins encoded within one genomic window of Paramisgurnus dabryanus chromosome 13, PD_genome_1.1, whole genome shotgun sequence:
- the LOC135751847 gene encoding zymogen granule membrane protein 16-like, with translation MLRICLIISVVCATGTTMPLPDLFSYSPAVGGGSGTEFTTANEGCITGIKIWEYPSNYIYGLQLKYDTNWTTTIGSENGNPQVMEFYEKEYITQISGKYDASYIYELIFVTNLGRFLKVGQSSGNSFNIYPAQRGSDLRFLSIRTNGWAITSIGAHWSVIRNCDMSVNTAIKKV, from the exons ATGCTGCGTATCTGCCTGATTATCTCTGTAGTTTGTGCTACAGGCACTACAATGC CTTTACCTGATCTATTCTCATACTCACCTGCTGTCGGGGGTGGAAGTGGAACTGAATTTACCACTGCAAATGAGGGATGTATTACTGGAATTAAAATTTGGGAATACCCTAGCAACTATATATATGG GCTCCAGCTGAAATATGACACAAACTGGACGACAACTATTGGTTCAGAGAATGGTAATCCACAGGTGATGGAATTCTATGAGAAAGAATACATCACTCAGATCTCTGGAAAGTACGACGCGAGTTACATCTATGAGCTCATCTTTGTCACCAATCTGGGGCGATTTTTAAAAGTGGGGCAGTCTAGTGGTAACTCATTTAACATTTACCCAGCCCAAAGAGGGAGTGATTTGCGCTTTCTCAGCATTCGAACCAATGGATGGGCCATCACGTCTATTGGGGCTCATTGGTCCGTGATACGTAACTGCGACATGTCTGTGAACACAGCTATAAAAAAAGTCTAA
- the LOC135751864 gene encoding zymogen granule membrane protein 16-like yields MLNLILVLAGVCAVSMAMPLPDFYSYSPAAGDGSGYSFSTAHESRITGIRIWEYPSNYITGIQLKYDNDWTDVVGGTYVNLMEWTLNDNEFIIQVSGKHDYGYIYQLMFVTNKGRIFKIGQPSGTSFNFYPAHDGAELRFLSGRQNGYGITSIGAHWAMYYPSQTTTTGTTVAV; encoded by the exons ATGCTGAATCTTATTCTAGTTCTCGCTGGAGTTTGTGCAGTGAGCATGGCAATGC CGTTACCTgatttttactcttactcaccTGCTGCTGGGGATGGATCTGGATATTCATTTTCCACTGCCCATGAAAGTCGCATTACAGGCATTCGAATCTGGGAGTATCCAAGCAATTACATTACTGG GATTCAGCTAAAATACGACAACGACTGGACAGACGTGGTTGGTGGGACCTATGTCAATCTAATGGAGTGGACGCTAAATGACAATGAATTCATCATTCAGGTCTCTGGAAAGCATGACTATGGTTATATCTATCAGCTTATGTTCGTCACTAATAAAGGGCGCATATTTAAAATTGGGCAGCCTTCAGGCACCTCGTTTAACTTCTACCCCGCTCATGATGGAGCTGAGCTGCGTTTCCTAAGTGGTCGACAGAATGGCTATGGCATCACCTCCATTGGTGCTCATTGGGCTATGTATTACCCCAGTCAAACAACCACTACTGGGACCACTGTTGCAGTTTAG